A segment of the Zingiber officinale cultivar Zhangliang chromosome 8B, Zo_v1.1, whole genome shotgun sequence genome:
aatatttttaaaaaataattatttacatttttttatttattcaataaaaaaaatattctattcaATTTGGCGAATCAAACTTAACAATCGTCATTACTTTAAGTAGTCAGTTGTGTTAGTTTTTTAAAAGCTAAAAACGAGACTATTTTCATTTCTACTAAAAGTAAGGTACACCAATTATTGCCCATTAATTTTTACAATAATGGAGGAGTGATAAGTACGCGAGAGATCATGCGGGGCCCACCTGAGATATCCTCCCGGTAAAGTCGGCGGGTTGCACTCATAGGGTGCGTTATGAACTTTGGTTGGAGAATTCTACGACGCGAGGACAAGCGCGCCGGGCCTGTCTCCATCGAGCGGTCGTCAATCCACGTATCACGCATTTGCGATGATCCGACGGACGTGAGATCTTCTTGGCAATCACACGTGTGAATCGACCTCGTCGCGCTCACCGTTTTCTTTTATTACTTTTTTTACACTGCTGATCTGTTGTCACCGCGGTAGAGGAGCAGAAGAACAGATCTCCATTGCCATTGAATCTCCCCTCGCGGAGATTCATACGAGGTTTGATGCCCTCAGATTCCCTGTGATACTTGCTTTTTTGTGAAACAAATCTCTTTTTTGCGATTTTATTGCGGTTTATAGATGTGAAAACCCTAACTTTTTCTTCATAGCGTAGAAAGATATGGTAAAAAAGAAAGGCTTTAGGATGTCAGAATCGACCAGTCGTAGTTTAGCTTCTCTTCTTACTCCCCAGCCCTCTTTTTACATACTTTGAGAAACGACAAGATTTATAGCTCCGTGGATCTCTAGCTTCATTTGAGTTTTAGTATTCTGGTGTGAAGAGATATTTGTGGCTTTCATATTATTTTGATCCTGTTCTACTGTGTGGAGGTGGTTCGACAGAAACTCGATCACATATGGATTCTATCAATGTAATGTAGTTTTTCATTTCAGAGTGAGAAGCTTCCATTTTCTACTAGAATTATAATAAGCAAATGGTAGGTGGTTTTAGTGGTTGCAAAAACTTGTTGCTATATTTTTATGTGAGTAACATATtttcttgtttcttagcatcttGAGATGTGTCCTATTAACCAAGTCATAGTTTTTATCAAAGAATTTTCTCTTTATAAGTATCTTTGTCATTTTAGTCAGTACTTTAACTCAAACTTAGATCAAAGTTTTTCATTTTTCTCCCCTTGTTCTTATGGCAGAGGAATATTTGTTGTTTGTGTGGCTGTATATCATAGCTTACAAAACACTGCTAAGTGATATTGCTTTTTGCCCTTTTTTTTCATGCATCAATTGAATTGAAGGCTCTTTTCCTATTGATAGAATAAAAAACCAACTAACAATGTTGGCCATTAAAAACAATTAACATGCCCAAGTTGTTTCTTTTTGTAAGCTAAGTGCTAGTGAACTATTTTATACTATGTTCTGATCCTCCTTTGTTACTGTTTGTAGGAAGTTTAATGATGGATAAAAGGAAGAATTATTGTACTTTTGAAGGGAAGAGTTGAGTTACCCCATCTAATTTGCCCAGGAAACTGCTAAAATGCTTTTGGCTGTAGAAGGAGGAGGATTCTTTTCTTCTTCGGCATCAGGGTATACTAACGGTCTTGCCCTTTTGCTTTTTGGACGAAGAAATGAAGAACCCATTAAAGTCTCACCTTGGAATCGTTACCAGTTAGTGGAGCAGGAGTTTGAACCTGAACCTCGGTCAACAGCCAGGAAAACTCAAAATTCTCAGGGCTGTGCTTCCTTCAATTGCTTTGGGTGTGCTCATGTGCAACTTGATAGGCATTCTCCTAGTTCAGTCAGTCTTGTTAACCAGTCTGAGACTCATCCAGAAACAGCCTCTTCTGACACGAGTAAGACTTCAACTACTGATGCTCTTAATAAGAGTGACAAGAAGCCTTGCCTGAAGAATAATTTGAAGAAACCTTCCAGAGATTGTTCTGCAAGTTGTGAAGTAGTCAATGCCAATGAACTTTCAGAACAAGTGGAAAATGAGACTTCTTGTTCCACACTAGGGAGAAAAGTTCAGTGGACAGATAAATGTGGCAAAGAGCTTGCCGAGATCAGAGAATTTGAACTCAGGTATATCTTGCCTTAATATAACTAATTAAAATGCACAATGAGTTATATGGTTAAACACAAATGGAATAGTTTATGTTTTTAACATATGAGTTGTTAGTCCTTGCTTCTTTGTTTTATCTTACATGAACACATCTTCATTCTTAAGTTATTTATCAGTTGGTTGTGATATTGTTGTTGGTGACCACAGAATCTAGTGTGCGAAGAATGTCTCAAGTTTGATTCGAGGTGACCACATACTATGTCCAAGAAAACCTAAGACAATTTTTTTCTGT
Coding sequences within it:
- the LOC122015594 gene encoding uncharacterized protein LOC122015594, giving the protein MLLAVEGGGFFSSSASGYTNGLALLLFGRRNEEPIKVSPWNRYQLVEQEFEPEPRSTARKTQNSQGCASFNCFGCAHVQLDRHSPSSVSLVNQSETHPETASSDTSKTSTTDALNKSDKKPCLKNNLKKPSRDCSASCEVVNANELSEQVENETSCSTLGRKVQWTDKCGKELAEIREFELRYILP